From one [Ruminococcus] lactaris ATCC 29176 genomic stretch:
- a CDS encoding sodium-dependent transporter, whose protein sequence is MQREKFGSRLGFILISAGCAIGLGNVWRFPYITGKYGGAAFVLIYLVFLVLLGLPIMVMEFAVGRASQASVAMSFDRLEPLGTKWHWYKWFGMAGNYLLMMFYTTIGGWILLYVFKMAGGEFEGKNADEIAGVFGNLMEKPGLMTICMIVVVAACFGIVCMGLQKGVEKITKKMMLLLLALMVILAIRSATLPGAGEGIRFYLLPDFKKAAESGMKEVIFAAMGQSFFTLSLGIGAIAIFGSYIDKKRRLTGEAVCVTILDTCVALIAGMIIFPACFAFGVQPDSGPSLVFITLPNIFNSMSGGRIWGTLFFLCMLFAAASTIIAVFENIIAFAMDLTNCSRAKAVVVNLIAIVILSLPCVLGFNVLSGFQPLGAGSNVLDLEDFIVSNNLLPLGSLVYLLFCTSRYGWGWKKFCEEANAGEGIKFPKWTRIYVSYILPLIVLFIFVQGYWSKFVG, encoded by the coding sequence ATGCAAAGAGAAAAATTTGGCTCAAGGCTGGGATTTATCCTGATTTCAGCCGGTTGTGCCATCGGTCTGGGGAATGTCTGGCGGTTCCCGTATATTACCGGAAAATACGGTGGAGCAGCATTTGTATTGATTTATTTGGTATTTCTGGTGCTTTTGGGGCTGCCGATCATGGTCATGGAATTTGCTGTAGGACGTGCAAGTCAGGCAAGCGTGGCGATGTCATTTGACCGGCTGGAGCCACTGGGAACAAAATGGCACTGGTATAAATGGTTTGGCATGGCGGGAAATTATCTCCTGATGATGTTTTATACGACGATCGGAGGATGGATTCTGCTGTATGTATTTAAGATGGCAGGCGGTGAGTTTGAAGGAAAGAATGCAGATGAGATTGCAGGTGTCTTCGGAAATCTGATGGAGAAACCGGGGCTGATGACAATCTGTATGATTGTAGTTGTAGCAGCCTGCTTTGGGATTGTCTGCATGGGATTGCAGAAGGGAGTAGAAAAGATTACCAAGAAAATGATGCTTCTTTTACTGGCACTGATGGTGATCCTGGCAATCCGTTCTGCAACACTTCCGGGTGCGGGAGAAGGAATCAGATTCTATCTGTTGCCTGACTTTAAAAAGGCAGCAGAATCAGGAATGAAAGAAGTTATTTTTGCAGCCATGGGACAGTCTTTCTTTACATTAAGTCTCGGTATTGGTGCGATTGCAATTTTCGGAAGTTATATTGATAAGAAGAGAAGGCTGACAGGAGAGGCGGTCTGCGTGACCATACTGGATACATGCGTGGCACTGATCGCTGGAATGATCATCTTTCCAGCCTGCTTTGCGTTTGGAGTTCAACCGGACAGTGGTCCGAGTCTGGTTTTTATTACACTGCCGAATATTTTTAATTCCATGAGTGGCGGAAGGATCTGGGGAACCTTATTTTTCCTGTGCATGCTTTTCGCAGCAGCATCTACGATCATTGCAGTTTTTGAAAATATCATTGCATTTGCAATGGATCTGACCAACTGCTCAAGAGCAAAGGCGGTCGTGGTAAATCTGATTGCGATCGTGATCCTTTCTCTGCCATGCGTTCTGGGCTTTAATGTACTGAGCGGATTCCAGCCACTTGGAGCAGGAAGTAATGTACTGGATCTGGAAGATTTTATTGTAAGTAATAATCTGCTCCCACTTGGCAGTCTGGTTTACCTTTTATTCTGTACGAGTCGCTATGGCTGGGGATGGAAGAAGTTCTGTGAAGAGGCAAATGCAGGAGAAGGAATCAAATTTCCGAAATGGACAAGAATTTATGTATCTTATATTCTGCCACTGATCGTACTCTTTATCTTCGTGCAGGGATACTGGAGTAAGTTTGTGGGATGA
- a CDS encoding IS630 family transposase has protein sequence MPNTIKTISLTDDDKSYLNKLLTQSTLEIRVYQRARILLLKSEGASNEAIADKLDIGISVVKRCLNKFKENGVEASLRDNKGRGRKTEITDDDITWVISKACQKPKDYGYSAEFWYPMSFRKFINSIAETEGHPRMATVAETTLRKILSNARIKPFQVSYYCERRDPEFDAKMHDVLVIYKQIEMQFDKDGKLIPFEKDAVHTLSYDEKPGIQAIATTGEDRPPIPNTDKRNGYQRDYEYVRLGTLSLLAAIDLLSGEAIPLVSETHKSSDFVTFLKKLDEKYPKGDMIRIILDNHSAHTSKETQEYLNTVSGRFEFVFTPKHGSWLNMIEGFFSKMTKQMLGGIRVESKKELEDRIYRYFDEINKEPVPYKWTYKMDTIDLSQEDIDSIVYEVVNAKAASAENKNKKAPKPISRKRKSI, from the coding sequence ATGCCTAATACAATTAAAACTATTTCTTTAACAGACGATGATAAATCTTACTTAAATAAACTGCTGACTCAGAGCACTTTGGAAATTCGCGTTTATCAACGTGCTAGGATCCTTCTGCTCAAATCTGAGGGTGCATCTAACGAAGCAATTGCTGACAAACTGGATATTGGAATCAGTGTGGTAAAACGTTGTCTTAACAAATTTAAAGAGAACGGTGTTGAAGCTTCTTTACGTGATAACAAAGGCCGTGGAAGAAAAACGGAAATCACCGATGACGATATCACCTGGGTAATCAGTAAAGCCTGCCAAAAACCGAAGGATTACGGCTATTCTGCTGAATTCTGGTATCCCATGAGTTTCAGGAAATTCATCAACTCTATAGCAGAAACGGAAGGGCATCCTCGTATGGCAACAGTAGCTGAAACAACGCTTCGGAAAATTCTGAGCAATGCAAGGATCAAACCGTTTCAGGTGTCCTATTACTGCGAAAGACGGGATCCTGAGTTTGATGCAAAAATGCATGATGTCCTTGTTATCTACAAGCAGATTGAAATGCAGTTTGACAAGGATGGAAAACTGATTCCCTTTGAGAAAGATGCCGTACATACCCTGTCTTATGATGAAAAGCCAGGAATTCAGGCAATTGCTACCACAGGTGAAGACCGTCCACCGATTCCGAATACAGATAAAAGGAATGGCTATCAGCGAGATTATGAGTATGTCAGGCTGGGAACCCTCTCCCTGCTTGCAGCGATTGATTTGCTCTCAGGAGAAGCAATTCCATTAGTAAGTGAAACTCATAAAAGTTCTGACTTTGTGACTTTTCTAAAGAAACTTGATGAAAAATATCCAAAGGGCGATATGATTCGGATTATTCTGGATAATCACTCTGCACATACCTCCAAAGAAACCCAGGAATATCTGAATACGGTTTCTGGACGTTTTGAGTTTGTATTTACACCCAAACATGGTTCCTGGTTAAACATGATTGAAGGTTTTTTCAGTAAAATGACAAAGCAGATGCTGGGTGGAATCCGTGTGGAAAGCAAGAAAGAACTCGAAGATAGAATCTACAGATACTTTGATGAAATCAACAAAGAACCTGTGCCATACAAATGGACATATAAAATGGATACCATCGATCTTTCTCAAGAAGATATTGATTCCATAGTGTATGAGGTTGTAAATGCAAAAGCTGCTTCAGCAGAAAACAAAAACAAAAAAGCACCAAAACCAATTTCACGAAAGAGAAAGTCTATCTAG